The Sulfitobacter sp. S223 genome has a window encoding:
- the lptB gene encoding LPS export ABC transporter ATP-binding protein, with amino-acid sequence MSAPDLTVQDGNAGLRISHLRKSYRKKVVIRDFSMELMRGEVVALLGPNGSGKTTTFYSIAGLVTAESGSVTIDGKDVTTLPMYRRAQLGIGYLPQEMSIFRGLSVQDNILAVLDIVERDRRKKMLRLDELLSEFSIEHLRRAPAMALSGGERRRVEIARCLAANPKYLLLDEPFAGVDPISVGDIRHLVSDLKKRGIGVLITDHNVRETLEIVDRAYILHEGRVLMSGTPDEVVQDGDVRRVYLGDNFKIS; translated from the coding sequence ATGAGCGCCCCTGACCTAACGGTACAAGACGGCAACGCCGGCCTTCGGATTTCGCATTTGCGAAAATCTTACCGGAAGAAAGTCGTCATCCGCGATTTTTCGATGGAGCTGATGCGTGGGGAAGTTGTCGCCCTACTGGGACCAAACGGATCTGGTAAAACAACCACATTCTACTCCATCGCGGGCCTTGTAACTGCGGAAAGCGGTTCCGTCACAATTGATGGTAAAGACGTAACAACGCTGCCGATGTATCGCCGCGCACAGCTTGGCATCGGATACCTCCCGCAGGAAATGAGCATTTTCCGTGGCCTTTCGGTACAGGATAACATCCTTGCCGTGCTTGATATTGTCGAGCGGGACCGCCGGAAAAAGATGCTGCGGCTGGATGAATTACTTAGTGAATTTTCCATCGAACACCTAAGGCGTGCTCCGGCGATGGCCCTTTCGGGCGGAGAACGGCGGCGCGTCGAGATCGCCCGCTGTCTGGCAGCGAACCCCAAGTATCTGCTTTTGGACGAACCCTTTGCGGGCGTTGATCCTATTTCGGTCGGGGATATCCGCCACCTTGTTTCTGACCTCAAAAAAAGAGGTATCGGCGTACTGATTACGGATCATAACGTCCGGGAAACGCTGGAGATTGTCGATAGGGCCTATATCTTGCACGAAGGCCGCGTGTTGATGTCCGGCACTCCGGACGAAGTGGTGCAAGACGGTGATGTGCGCCGCGTATACCTTGGCGACAACTTTAAGATTTCTTAA
- the lptC gene encoding LPS export ABC transporter periplasmic protein LptC, producing the protein MVALLKVAFPLAALALLSTLFLLSRALDTDTPIPFADVEIQERLRDQQITGPFFSGATTGGDQMSFSAEKLVTLPGRVGGNRAENVLATLEAVDGATFKLQADVAELDIGANTAVLNGDVIMDTSTGYHINTARLTAMISDLDVATDGEVLASGPLGELTAGKMRVFKPNPTDSTQMLFSDGVKLVYTPN; encoded by the coding sequence ATGGTTGCGCTGCTAAAGGTGGCGTTCCCGTTGGCGGCACTTGCCTTGCTATCTACATTGTTCCTGCTGTCACGGGCACTGGACACAGACACTCCCATTCCGTTTGCCGACGTCGAAATTCAGGAACGTCTGCGCGATCAGCAAATCACCGGGCCATTCTTTTCAGGGGCCACCACCGGTGGTGACCAGATGTCATTCTCTGCCGAAAAACTTGTTACGCTGCCCGGGCGTGTGGGGGGCAACCGTGCAGAAAATGTGTTAGCCACCCTCGAAGCCGTCGATGGAGCCACATTCAAACTGCAGGCAGATGTGGCCGAACTGGATATCGGTGCGAACACCGCCGTGCTGAATGGTGACGTGATCATGGACACATCGACCGGTTACCATATCAACACAGCGCGCCTCACCGCGATGATTTCCGATCTTGATGTTGCGACCGACGGAGAGGTGCTCGCATCAGGTCCATTGGGTGAGTTGACTGCGGGGAAAATGCGGGTGTTCAAGCCAAATCCGACCGATTCAACGCAAATGCTTTTCAGTGACGGGGTGAAGCTGGTATACACCCCCAACTGA
- a CDS encoding ribonuclease D produces MTNKVYQNDLPDGLDLGPVVAIDCETMGLHPQRDRLCVVQLSSGDGHAHLIQIARGQTEAPNLCRLLADPDVLKLFHFGRFDIAAMFKAFGTVAAPVYCTKIASRLVRTYTDRHGLAKLLQELLSVDISKQQQSSDWGAPTLTKAQIDYAASDVLYLHRLRDVLNGMLEREGRMEMAQACYDFLPMRAQLDLAGWPDTDIFAHA; encoded by the coding sequence ATGACAAACAAAGTATACCAGAATGATCTCCCTGACGGGCTGGACCTTGGGCCGGTCGTCGCTATCGATTGTGAAACCATGGGTCTGCACCCGCAACGCGACAGGCTGTGCGTTGTGCAGCTTTCGTCTGGGGATGGGCATGCCCATCTGATCCAGATTGCACGCGGCCAGACAGAAGCGCCAAATCTGTGTCGCCTGCTGGCTGATCCAGACGTGCTTAAGCTGTTTCACTTCGGCCGCTTCGACATTGCCGCGATGTTTAAAGCTTTTGGCACCGTGGCAGCGCCCGTCTATTGCACGAAAATTGCCAGCCGGTTGGTCCGCACCTATACGGACAGACACGGGTTGGCCAAGCTTCTGCAAGAGCTTCTGAGTGTAGACATCTCGAAGCAACAGCAATCCAGCGACTGGGGTGCGCCCACCCTGACAAAAGCGCAAATCGACTATGCTGCTTCCGACGTCCTTTATCTGCACAGGCTGCGCGATGTCCTGAACGGTATGTTGGAGCGAGAGGGGCGTATGGAAATGGCCCAAGCCTGCTATGATTTCCTGCCCATGCGCGCACAGCTTGATCTGGCTGGTTGGCCGGATACAGATATTTTCGCCCATGCGTGA
- the hpf gene encoding ribosome hibernation-promoting factor, HPF/YfiA family, whose translation MRYQISGKQIDIGDALQTHVKNDLGAAVQKYAERPTDALVVFSKSAHEFVCEATVHLSTGLTASAKAHANEIYAAFDACSEKMEKQLRRYKRRLKDHHQQRAEPVELLGASSYILASETNTEGDEPDSLQPMIIAEMETKIATLSVGEAVMQMELSGAPVLVFKKQDKDGVNVVYRREDGNIGWIDPA comes from the coding sequence ATGCGGTACCAGATCAGCGGAAAACAAATCGATATCGGCGACGCACTGCAAACACACGTCAAAAATGACCTGGGCGCGGCCGTCCAGAAATACGCCGAACGACCGACTGATGCCCTCGTTGTTTTTTCCAAATCGGCCCACGAGTTTGTTTGTGAGGCAACGGTACACCTTTCAACAGGCCTTACAGCTTCGGCCAAGGCCCACGCAAACGAGATCTATGCCGCTTTCGATGCCTGCAGCGAGAAGATGGAAAAGCAACTAAGAAGGTACAAGCGTCGGTTGAAAGATCATCACCAACAACGTGCAGAACCTGTTGAGCTTTTGGGCGCTTCCTCCTATATACTGGCATCAGAGACGAACACAGAAGGGGACGAGCCCGACAGCTTACAACCTATGATCATCGCCGAGATGGAGACAAAGATTGCTACTTTGTCTGTCGGGGAAGCGGTCATGCAGATGGAGCTTTCTGGCGCACCGGTTCTGGTGTTCAAGAAACAAGACAAAGACGGGGTCAACGTGGTATACCGCCGCGAAGACGGCAACATCGGTTGGATTGACCCTGCATAG
- a CDS encoding PTS sugar transporter subunit IIA: MNFAKLLSPEAVKVLSSTTSKKRLLTDLAELAESVHGLNAQTVVEALLAREALGPTGVGHGVALPHARIDGITNVTGLFVLLEKPVDFGSVDRQPVDIAFALFAPENAGVEHLKALALVSRTLRDTGICAKLRANPSANTLYTILTEAEGVKAA; the protein is encoded by the coding sequence ATGAACTTTGCAAAACTTCTGTCGCCAGAGGCGGTTAAAGTACTGTCATCGACCACCAGCAAGAAGCGCCTTCTCACGGATTTGGCTGAACTTGCGGAATCGGTACATGGCCTGAACGCACAAACCGTTGTCGAGGCACTTCTTGCGCGTGAAGCGCTTGGCCCGACAGGTGTTGGCCACGGTGTGGCTCTTCCTCATGCGCGGATTGATGGAATCACAAATGTAACCGGTCTTTTCGTGCTTCTTGAAAAACCTGTGGATTTTGGGTCAGTTGATCGCCAGCCTGTCGATATTGCATTTGCTTTGTTTGCGCCCGAAAACGCAGGTGTGGAACACCTAAAAGCACTTGCTCTTGTATCGCGCACACTGCGTGACACCGGCATTTGCGCCAAGCTACGGGCAAACCCATCGGCGAACACCCTCTATACCATCCTTACGGAAGCAGAAGGCGTTAAAGCCGCCTAA
- a CDS encoding LptA/OstA family protein: MGLRLLLIALFSALFSMQAAAQGASVAFGTIAQDTSLPVEVSSDELAVDQETGTAIFTGNVVIGQGEMRLSAQRVLVVYRATADGIAKLEATGGVTLVSGPDAAEAQRADYSIDDGTIVMSGNVLLAQGASALSADTMTIRLEDGTARMSGNVRTSLQTGSKNE; the protein is encoded by the coding sequence ATGGGCCTTCGTTTACTGCTGATCGCGCTGTTTTCAGCTCTCTTTTCAATGCAGGCCGCAGCGCAAGGCGCAAGCGTCGCGTTTGGCACCATCGCACAAGACACCAGCCTTCCGGTGGAGGTGAGTTCGGATGAGCTTGCTGTCGACCAAGAAACTGGCACAGCGATATTCACTGGAAACGTTGTGATCGGACAAGGCGAGATGCGTCTATCTGCACAGCGTGTGCTGGTCGTTTATCGTGCCACAGCGGATGGAATAGCCAAATTGGAGGCTACCGGCGGCGTTACGCTTGTGTCGGGGCCAGATGCCGCTGAAGCGCAACGCGCGGATTACAGTATTGATGACGGCACCATCGTGATGAGCGGCAATGTACTGCTTGCCCAAGGTGCCAGCGCGCTAAGCGCCGATACCATGACCATCAGACTAGAGGATGGAACTGCGCGGATGTCCGGCAATGTGCGGACAAGTTTGCAGACCGGTAGCAAAAACGAATGA